Proteins found in one Ovis canadensis isolate MfBH-ARS-UI-01 breed Bighorn chromosome 20, ARS-UI_OviCan_v2, whole genome shotgun sequence genomic segment:
- the KLHDC3 gene encoding kelch domain-containing protein 3 isoform X2, translating into MPRASYRGGAVAGPPSRAQDDGSLQNDTSHMSFEELLELQSQLGTKAYKQLVTGSSTKKQSCRPPVQKACVADKHRPLEMSAKVRVPFLRQVVPISKKVARDPRFDDLSGEYNPEVFDKTYQFLDDIRAREKELVKKQLKKRRSGEEHEKLQHLLQRMEQQEMAQKERKRQQELRLALKQERRAQAQQGHRPYFLKKSEQRQLVLAEKFKELKRSKKLESFLSRKRRRNAGKDRRHLPLSKE; encoded by the exons ATGCCGAGAGCAAGCTACCGTGGCGGGGCGGTTGCAGGGCCTCCCAGCAGGGCTCAGGATGACGGGAGCCTGCAGAATG ACACATCTCACATGTCATTCGAGGAGCTGTTGGAACTGCAGAGCCAACTGGGGACTAAAGCCTACAAACAACTGGTAACAGGAAGCAGCACTAAGAAGCAGAGTTGTAGACCACCTGTCCAAAAAGCATGTGTTGCAGATAAGCACAG GCCTCTGGAAATGTCAGCCAAGGTCCGGGTGCCATTTTTGCGTCAGGTTGTCCCCATCAGTAAGAAG GTAGCCCGGGACCCCCGCTTTGATGATCTGTCAGGGGAGTATAATCCTGAGGTGTTCGATAAAACATATCAATTCCTAGATGACATCCGAGCCAGAGAGAAAGAG CTGGTGAAAAAGCAGCTGAAGAAGCGCCGTTCAGGGGAGGAGCATGAGAAACTACAGCATCTGCTTCAGCGAATG GAGCAGCAAGAAATGGCCCAGAAGGAACGGAAGCGGCAGCAGGAGCTGCGCCTGGCCCTGAAGCAGGAGCGGCGGGCTCAGGCCCAGCAGGGTCATCGGCCATACTTCCTGAAGAAAT CTGAGCAGCGCCAGTTGGTCCTGGCTGAGAAGTTTAAGGAGCTGAAACGAAGCAAGAAGCTAGAGAGCTTCCTGAGTCGAAAGAGGCGCCGAAATGCAGGCAAGGACAGACGACATCTCCCTTTGAGCAAAGAGTAG
- the KLHDC3 gene encoding kelch domain-containing protein 3 isoform X3, whose amino-acid sequence MLRWTVHLEGGPRRVNHAAVAVGHRVYSFGGYCSGEDYETLRQIDVHIFNAVSLRWTKLPPVRPAARGQAPVVPYMRYGHSTVLIDDTVFLWGGRNDTEGACNVLYAFDVNTHKWSTPRVSGTVPGARDGHSACVLGKTMYIFGGYEQLADCFSNDIHKLDTSTMTWTLICTKGNPARWRDFHSATMLGSHMYVFGGRADRFGPFHSNNEIYCNRIRVFDTRTEAWLDCPPTPVLPEGRRSHSAFGYNGELYIFGGYNARLNRHFHDLWKFNPVSFTWKKIEPKGKGPCPRRRQCCCIVGDKIVLFGGTSPSPEEGLGDEFDLIDHSDLHILDFNTSHMSFEELLELQSQLGTKAYKQLVTGSSTKKQSCRPPVQKACVADKHRPLEMSAKVRVPFLRQVVPISKKVARDPRFDDLSGEYNPEVFDKTYQFLDDIRAREKELVKKQLKKRRSGEEHEKLQHLLQRMEQQEMAQKERKRQQELRLALKQERRAQAQQGHRPYFLKKSEQRQLVLAEKFKELKRSKKLESFLSRKRRRNAGKDRRHLPLSKE is encoded by the exons TGTCCTTACGTTGGACGAAGCTGCCCCCGGTGAGGCCCGCCGCCCGCGGGCAGGCTCCTGTGGTACCCTACATGCGGTATGGACACTCCACTGTCCTCATCGATGACACAGTCTTCCTTTGGGGCGGGCGGAATGACACCGAAGGGGCCTGCAATGTGCTGTATGCCTTTGACGTCA ATACTCACAAGTGGTCAACACCCCGAGTGTCAGGAACGGTTCCTGGGGCCCGGGATGGACATTCGGCTTGTGTCCTGGGCAAGACCATGTACATTTTTGGGGGCTACGAGCAGCTG GCCGACTGCTTTTCCAATGACATCCACAAACTGGATACCAGCACCATGACATGGACCCTGATCTGTACAAAG GGCAACCCTGCACGCTGGAGGGACTTCCACTCGGCCACAATGTTGGGCAGTCACATGTATGTCTTTGGGGGCCGGGCCGACCGTTTTGGGCCATTCCATTCCAACAATGAGATTTACTGCAACCGCATTCGTGTGTTTGACACGAGGACCGAGGCCTGGCTGGACTGTCCACCCACCCCAGTGCTACCTGAGGGGCGCCGGAGCCACTCAGCCT TTGGCTACAACGGGGAGCTGTACATTTTTGGTGGCTATAACGCAAGGCTGAACCGGCACTTCCATGACCTCTGGAAGTTTAACCCTG TGTCGTTTACTTGGAAGAAGATTGAACCTAAGGGGAAGGGGCCATGTCCCCGCCGGCGCCAGTGCTGCTGTATTGTTGGTGACAAGATTGTCCTCTTTGGGGGCACCAG TCCGTCTCCAGAGGAAGGCCTAGGAGATGAATTCGACCTCATAGATCATTCTGACTTACACATTTTGGACTTTA ACACATCTCACATGTCATTCGAGGAGCTGTTGGAACTGCAGAGCCAACTGGGGACTAAAGCCTACAAACAACTGGTAACAGGAAGCAGCACTAAGAAGCAGAGTTGTAGACCACCTGTCCAAAAAGCATGTGTTGCAGATAAGCACAG GCCTCTGGAAATGTCAGCCAAGGTCCGGGTGCCATTTTTGCGTCAGGTTGTCCCCATCAGTAAGAAG GTAGCCCGGGACCCCCGCTTTGATGATCTGTCAGGGGAGTATAATCCTGAGGTGTTCGATAAAACATATCAATTCCTAGATGACATCCGAGCCAGAGAGAAAGAG CTGGTGAAAAAGCAGCTGAAGAAGCGCCGTTCAGGGGAGGAGCATGAGAAACTACAGCATCTGCTTCAGCGAATG GAGCAGCAAGAAATGGCCCAGAAGGAACGGAAGCGGCAGCAGGAGCTGCGCCTGGCCCTGAAGCAGGAGCGGCGGGCTCAGGCCCAGCAGGGTCATCGGCCATACTTCCTGAAGAAAT CTGAGCAGCGCCAGTTGGTCCTGGCTGAGAAGTTTAAGGAGCTGAAACGAAGCAAGAAGCTAGAGAGCTTCCTGAGTCGAAAGAGGCGCCGAAATGCAGGCAAGGACAGACGACATCTCCCTTTGAGCAAAGAGTAG